Proteins from a genomic interval of Schaalia odontolytica:
- a CDS encoding argininosuccinate synthase: MSSKDRVVLAYSGGLDTSVAIGWIGEQTGREVVAVAVDVGQGGEDLEVIRQRALDCGAVEAYVADARDEFASEYCMPALKANALYEGKYPLVSALSRPVIVKHLVKAAREFGATTVAHGCTGKGNDQVRFEVSITSMAPDMDCISPVRDLALTRDVAIDYAEKHNLPIETTKHNPFSIDQNVWGRAIETGFLEDLWNSPTKDVYVYTDDPTYPPLPDEVVITFDKGIPVAIDGRPVSPLEAIQEMNRRAGAQGIGRIDMVEDRLVGIKSREIYEAPGAVALIEAHQALEAVTLERLQHRYKRQLEQTWGELVYEAQWYSPLKKSLDAFIEHTQEYVSGDIRMVLHGGRATVNGRRSEASLYDFNLATYETGDTFDQSSSRGFIDIYGMQSKLAAARDVRFGVNMGY, from the coding sequence ATGTCGAGTAAAGACCGCGTCGTCCTGGCATACTCAGGAGGACTGGACACCTCGGTCGCGATCGGATGGATCGGCGAACAGACCGGCCGCGAGGTTGTGGCCGTCGCCGTCGACGTCGGCCAGGGCGGTGAGGACCTCGAGGTGATTCGCCAGCGTGCCCTCGATTGCGGCGCGGTCGAAGCCTACGTTGCCGATGCTCGCGACGAGTTCGCATCCGAGTACTGCATGCCCGCCCTCAAGGCCAACGCCCTCTACGAGGGTAAGTACCCTCTCGTGTCTGCGCTATCGCGCCCGGTGATCGTCAAGCACCTGGTCAAGGCTGCGCGCGAGTTCGGCGCGACAACCGTCGCGCACGGATGCACGGGCAAGGGCAACGATCAGGTGCGTTTCGAGGTGTCCATTACCTCGATGGCGCCGGACATGGACTGTATCTCCCCGGTCCGCGATCTTGCGCTTACCCGCGACGTCGCGATCGACTACGCCGAGAAACACAACTTGCCCATCGAAACAACGAAGCACAACCCCTTCTCGATCGACCAAAACGTCTGGGGCCGCGCCATCGAAACGGGCTTCCTCGAGGACCTGTGGAACTCGCCGACCAAGGACGTCTACGTCTACACCGACGATCCGACGTATCCGCCGCTGCCCGACGAGGTTGTCATCACCTTCGATAAGGGTATCCCCGTGGCCATCGATGGGCGCCCGGTGAGCCCGCTGGAGGCGATCCAGGAGATGAACCGTCGGGCGGGGGCTCAGGGCATTGGCCGCATCGACATGGTGGAGGACCGCCTCGTGGGCATCAAGTCGCGCGAGATATACGAGGCGCCGGGGGCCGTTGCGCTGATCGAGGCTCACCAGGCCCTCGAGGCGGTCACCCTCGAGCGCCTGCAGCACCGCTACAAGCGCCAGCTCGAGCAGACCTGGGGCGAATTGGTGTACGAAGCGCAGTGGTACTCGCCGCTGAAGAAGTCGCTGGACGCCTTCATCGAGCACACTCAGGAATACGTGAGCGGCGATATTCGCATGGTGCTGCACGGCGGCCGAGCCACCGTGAACGGGCGTCGCTCCGAGGCTTCCCTCTACGACTTCAACCTGGCAACCTATGAGACGGGCGACACGTTCGACCAGTCCTCGTCGAGGGGCTTCATCGACATCTACGGCATGCAATCGAAGTTGGCTGCCGCACGCGACGTGCGTTTCGGAGTCAACATGGGCTACTGA
- a CDS encoding O-antigen ligase family protein, protein MTYEASAAIDATADTDRGDALRARMMRYTVAGMFFVGFAGKGVRGIFGDIGSLVPMLILLAFFVVLFRVSGRSLKLRRFPTTICLFVAWCALTCAWSASPLLSLEYSAIQVSLTLVSIAIAVALDLVSLVESLILALQWIIGSSFILEAIVALTGQGPLAPPTYWGRGTLPASYYWVEGRLLIGGPIQGFPGNRNPLAFVALLLAVCLILRYMQTRCARTATVFWLAACGAVLLLTQSATVALSTVGCFLVIVGLVVQRRVPVRWRLRVIGAFTAVGIAAAVGAFFARHMIADAFGRSPDMSGRSIIWRRAAALIAEHPIGGWGWFIGWPTSIEPFSSLVIRNDGTATNQAHNVYVEAALTTGFVGAAIITGAIVWTLFRVVKVAVAHIDDNLWDVIPAVLMIAMFIQSFTESRLLFEGNWMLFVVIATWVKVRGEVPLVWPSAARQHLEYS, encoded by the coding sequence ATGACCTACGAAGCGAGCGCTGCGATCGATGCCACCGCAGACACCGACCGGGGGGATGCCCTACGCGCCCGGATGATGCGCTATACGGTCGCGGGCATGTTCTTTGTGGGCTTCGCGGGCAAGGGGGTGCGGGGGATCTTCGGAGACATCGGTTCGCTGGTTCCCATGCTGATCCTCCTCGCTTTTTTCGTCGTGCTCTTTCGAGTCTCGGGCCGTTCCCTGAAGCTGCGGCGTTTTCCAACCACGATATGCCTCTTCGTCGCCTGGTGTGCCCTGACGTGTGCGTGGTCGGCGTCGCCGCTGCTCAGCCTCGAGTATTCGGCGATCCAAGTGTCGTTGACACTCGTGTCGATCGCCATAGCCGTGGCGCTCGACCTCGTCTCCCTCGTCGAGTCGTTGATCCTTGCCCTGCAATGGATCATCGGATCATCCTTCATACTCGAGGCCATCGTCGCCCTCACGGGGCAGGGCCCGCTCGCGCCTCCGACCTATTGGGGCAGAGGAACGCTGCCGGCCTCGTACTACTGGGTCGAGGGACGTCTTCTTATCGGCGGACCGATTCAAGGATTTCCGGGCAATCGAAATCCGCTGGCCTTCGTCGCTCTCCTTCTCGCCGTATGCCTCATCCTGCGCTACATGCAGACCCGCTGCGCCCGGACCGCGACCGTCTTCTGGCTTGCTGCTTGCGGGGCGGTCCTCCTGCTCACGCAGTCAGCGACGGTCGCCCTGTCGACCGTCGGCTGCTTCCTGGTGATCGTTGGGCTCGTCGTTCAGCGCCGCGTCCCCGTTCGCTGGCGTCTGCGAGTGATCGGGGCTTTCACCGCAGTAGGTATCGCGGCCGCTGTCGGAGCGTTCTTCGCCAGGCACATGATCGCCGACGCTTTTGGACGTAGCCCGGACATGAGCGGGCGTTCTATCATCTGGCGTCGCGCCGCCGCCCTGATCGCCGAGCATCCCATCGGGGGGTGGGGCTGGTTCATCGGGTGGCCCACGTCGATTGAGCCCTTCTCCTCGCTCGTGATCCGAAACGACGGCACCGCGACCAACCAGGCGCACAACGTCTACGTCGAGGCCGCGTTGACCACGGGTTTCGTTGGAGCCGCGATCATCACCGGAGCGATCGTATGGACCCTGTTTCGCGTCGTCAAGGTCGCCGTCGCTCACATCGACGACAATCTGTGGGACGTCATCCCGGCCGTGCTGATGATCGCGATGTTCATTCAGTCTTTCACCGAGTCGCGGCTCCTCTTCGAAGGCAACTGGATGCTCTTCGTCGTCATCGCCACGTGGGTCAAGGTTCGGGGCGAGGTGCCTCTCGTGTGGCCATCGGCGGCACGCCAGCATCTCGAATACTCTTAG
- the argH gene encoding argininosuccinate lyase — protein MSKSEQHVSLWGGRFTGGPSQALAALSVSTHFDFRLAHVDIAGSHAHADELHRVGLLSDAECADMHDALARLDADVASGSFLPEPLDEDVHTALERGLIERAGATLGGKLRAGRSRNDQIATLIRAYLRQEARHLAGRVLDIADALVSQSRRAGDAVMPGRTHMQHAQPVLVAHHLLAHVWPLLRDIDRLRDWDKRAAISPYGSGALAGNTLGMDPRRIAAALGFSDSVPNSIDGTAARDVVAEFSFVCAQVGVDISRLSEEIVVWNTKEFGYVTLDDSYSTGSSIMPQKKNPDVAELARGKAGRLIGDLTGLLTVLKGIPLAYDRDLQEDKEPVFDQIDTLDVLCPAVAGMIETMTIHLDRLAELAPQGFSLATDIAEWLVKQGVPFRDAHEISGTCVRLAEARGVELADLTDEELSSASAHLTPEVRSILTVDGSVRARAGRGGTAPVRVAEQIEEACGCLRDARQWASAAVN, from the coding sequence ATGTCGAAGTCCGAACAGCACGTTTCTCTGTGGGGTGGTCGCTTCACGGGAGGGCCCTCGCAGGCGTTGGCCGCGCTGAGCGTATCGACCCACTTCGACTTTCGGCTCGCTCATGTCGACATCGCCGGGTCCCACGCCCACGCCGACGAGCTTCATCGCGTCGGCCTCCTGAGCGATGCCGAATGCGCGGACATGCATGACGCTCTGGCACGGCTGGACGCCGACGTGGCCTCCGGATCCTTCCTGCCGGAGCCGCTTGACGAGGACGTACACACGGCGCTGGAACGGGGCCTCATCGAGCGTGCGGGCGCGACGCTGGGGGGCAAGCTGCGGGCCGGTCGCTCGCGCAACGACCAGATTGCGACACTCATCCGTGCCTATCTGCGGCAGGAGGCTCGCCACCTCGCTGGACGTGTCCTCGATATCGCCGACGCCCTGGTGAGCCAGTCTCGGCGTGCGGGGGATGCAGTGATGCCCGGGCGCACGCACATGCAGCATGCGCAACCAGTGTTGGTTGCTCACCACCTGCTGGCTCACGTGTGGCCGCTTCTACGCGACATTGATCGCCTGCGCGACTGGGATAAGCGGGCCGCGATTTCGCCCTACGGATCGGGGGCGCTGGCAGGTAACACGCTCGGCATGGATCCTCGTCGCATCGCCGCCGCCCTCGGTTTCTCAGACTCGGTTCCCAACTCGATTGACGGCACCGCCGCTCGCGATGTCGTTGCGGAGTTCTCCTTCGTCTGCGCGCAGGTGGGAGTCGACATTTCGCGGCTGTCGGAGGAGATCGTCGTGTGGAACACTAAGGAGTTCGGCTACGTGACGCTCGATGACTCTTACTCGACCGGATCCTCGATCATGCCACAGAAGAAGAACCCCGACGTTGCCGAGCTCGCGCGCGGAAAGGCCGGTCGCCTCATCGGAGATCTCACCGGTCTACTCACGGTCCTCAAGGGAATTCCCCTGGCCTACGACCGGGATCTCCAGGAAGACAAGGAGCCCGTCTTCGACCAGATAGATACCCTGGACGTCCTGTGTCCCGCCGTCGCCGGCATGATCGAGACGATGACCATTCACCTCGATCGACTCGCCGAGCTGGCACCCCAGGGCTTCTCTCTGGCCACCGATATTGCCGAATGGCTCGTCAAGCAAGGGGTTCCCTTCCGCGACGCTCACGAGATCTCGGGGACCTGCGTGCGCCTCGCCGAGGCTAGGGGAGTGGAGCTGGCTGACCTGACCGACGAGGAGCTTTCCAGCGCCTCGGCCCACCTGACCCCCGAGGTGCGTTCGATTCTCACCGTGGACGGATCAGTGAGGGCACGCGCGGGACGAGGGGGCACGGCACCCGTGCGCGTGGCCGAACAGATCGAGGAAGCCTGCGGCTGCCTGAGGGATGCGAGGCAGTGGGCGAGCGCCGCCGTGAACTGA
- a CDS encoding HAD-IIA family hydrolase: MLAGQLIDLDPEAAYQHAQAAVSRAGRVDVVREAAALTAYASGRYEEALREVRAVRRMRADSSLRAIEADAERGLGHPDKAVEIIEATDATSLDLAEQVELVLVSSGARADLGQSDVGLVIVDDALAVLPEAADDELRRRLMEVKAERLTELGRDAEAADVLEAMPAPVEDTDIIDVALFQDADVDNKRSALRDSGSALAEEFDCALLDLDGTAWSGDERIEHAAASVIEARQAGMSSAFVTNNAMRTPAQVAEKLNGMDFDANADMVMTSAMDIAAIMAEELDEGSKVFVLGGPGLRLAVEEQGFTLVGSADESPAAVVQGLDKEVDWAALSEGAFAIERGAAFYASNLDATLPVERGQALGNGSLVRAITHATRKRPTAGGKPEPGIYRRASALVGATNPLAVGDRLETDIMGAVAAGIPAMHVLTGVHQARDVIRAPRGQRPSYLAIDMRGLLESHPAPKHHRDGTWTCGVSQVAKVTRSGSLMLDDVELTVPVTVSIDSYRALAAAAWEYADAAGEPVTCPEMSVVDNDDPSGIVRAPEAAAGEERGDDILAATATADELPEPGEETPTFLPGEEELEELLARTADLDDEER, from the coding sequence GTGCTGGCCGGGCAGCTGATCGACCTCGACCCGGAGGCCGCGTATCAGCACGCGCAGGCGGCCGTGAGCCGAGCCGGTCGCGTCGACGTGGTGCGTGAGGCTGCCGCACTGACGGCCTATGCGTCGGGACGCTACGAGGAGGCGCTGCGCGAGGTGCGAGCCGTGCGCCGCATGAGGGCGGACTCGTCTCTGAGGGCTATCGAAGCCGATGCGGAGCGAGGCCTCGGACACCCCGACAAAGCTGTGGAGATCATCGAGGCAACCGACGCCACAAGTCTCGATCTCGCCGAACAGGTCGAACTGGTCCTCGTCTCTTCCGGGGCGCGCGCCGACCTAGGACAGTCGGACGTCGGCCTTGTCATCGTCGACGATGCGCTCGCAGTACTGCCTGAGGCAGCCGACGACGAGCTCCGACGCCGCCTGATGGAGGTCAAGGCCGAACGCCTCACCGAACTCGGAAGGGACGCCGAGGCAGCCGACGTCCTCGAAGCTATGCCCGCGCCGGTCGAGGATACGGACATTATTGACGTTGCCCTCTTCCAGGACGCCGATGTCGACAATAAGCGCTCGGCGCTGCGAGACTCCGGATCGGCGCTCGCCGAAGAGTTCGATTGCGCACTCCTCGACCTCGATGGCACCGCCTGGTCTGGCGATGAGCGCATCGAGCACGCCGCCGCCTCCGTGATCGAAGCGCGTCAGGCGGGCATGAGCTCAGCATTCGTTACCAATAACGCGATGCGTACGCCTGCCCAGGTGGCTGAGAAGCTGAACGGGATGGATTTCGATGCGAACGCCGACATGGTCATGACCTCGGCCATGGACATCGCCGCCATCATGGCCGAAGAACTCGACGAGGGATCCAAGGTGTTTGTCCTCGGCGGCCCCGGCTTGCGTCTCGCCGTCGAAGAACAGGGTTTCACGCTGGTGGGCAGCGCCGATGAGTCGCCGGCCGCCGTGGTTCAGGGCCTCGACAAGGAGGTCGACTGGGCGGCGCTGTCCGAGGGTGCTTTCGCCATTGAGCGGGGCGCAGCTTTCTACGCGTCGAACCTTGACGCGACGCTGCCGGTCGAGCGCGGCCAGGCGCTGGGCAACGGTTCGCTGGTGCGCGCCATCACGCACGCGACCCGCAAGCGCCCCACAGCGGGAGGCAAGCCCGAGCCCGGAATCTATCGGCGCGCCAGCGCGCTGGTCGGAGCGACGAACCCGCTGGCCGTGGGTGACCGCCTCGAAACCGACATCATGGGTGCGGTCGCCGCTGGCATTCCCGCCATGCACGTGCTGACCGGCGTGCACCAGGCTCGTGACGTCATCCGAGCCCCGCGTGGCCAGCGCCCGAGTTACCTCGCCATCGACATGCGTGGACTCCTGGAGTCTCACCCCGCGCCGAAACACCACCGCGATGGCACGTGGACGTGCGGCGTCTCGCAGGTCGCCAAGGTCACCCGTTCGGGTTCGCTGATGCTCGACGACGTCGAGCTCACTGTGCCGGTCACCGTGTCGATCGACTCTTACCGCGCACTTGCCGCAGCCGCCTGGGAGTACGCGGACGCGGCCGGAGAGCCCGTGACATGCCCCGAGATGAGCGTCGTGGACAACGACGATCCGTCCGGCATCGTGCGCGCGCCCGAAGCAGCCGCGGGCGAGGAACGCGGAGACGACATCCTCGCAGCCACCGCCACGGCGGACGAGCTGCCCGAGCCGGGAGAAGAGACGCCCACGTTCCTGCCCGGCGAAGAAGAGTTGGAAGAGCTTCTCGCACGCACAGCGGACTTGGACGACGAGGAGCGATGA
- a CDS encoding TlyA family RNA methyltransferase — translation MKLRRIDSELVRRGIAPSRSSAARMIEEGRVKLDGQVVLKAARQMDPAQAIVVAESDEADYVSRGAHKLAGVLDALGDRAPRIRGRRALDAGASTGGFTDVLLRRGAASVVAVDVGYGQLAWKLQADPRVEVHDRTNVRTLDPATVAPAPELVVGDMSFISLTLVLPALVAAAAADADFLLMVKPQFEIGKERLGRGGVVRNPEHHVETVDKVARCAINLGLDIAAVAASPLPGPSGNVEYFIHMRRSHPHPIAAQDLTGCIRRAVAEGPAGGTS, via the coding sequence GTGAAACTGCGACGCATCGACTCCGAGCTGGTGCGCCGCGGGATCGCCCCGTCCCGCTCCAGCGCAGCGCGGATGATCGAAGAAGGGCGAGTCAAACTCGACGGCCAGGTTGTGCTCAAGGCAGCGCGCCAGATGGACCCCGCCCAGGCAATCGTCGTTGCCGAGTCAGACGAGGCCGACTACGTCTCGCGCGGCGCACACAAGCTTGCCGGCGTCCTCGACGCGCTCGGCGATCGGGCTCCGCGTATCCGTGGCCGTCGAGCCCTCGACGCGGGGGCATCGACGGGAGGCTTTACCGACGTCCTGCTGCGGCGCGGAGCAGCATCAGTCGTGGCCGTCGATGTCGGCTACGGGCAGCTCGCGTGGAAGCTGCAGGCCGACCCCCGCGTTGAGGTCCACGATCGAACCAACGTGCGCACGCTCGACCCCGCCACAGTCGCCCCGGCACCCGAGCTCGTTGTCGGTGACATGTCCTTCATCTCGCTAACACTCGTTCTCCCGGCCCTGGTCGCCGCGGCCGCGGCCGACGCCGATTTTCTTCTCATGGTCAAGCCGCAATTTGAGATCGGCAAAGAACGGCTCGGCCGCGGGGGAGTGGTGCGCAATCCGGAGCACCACGTCGAAACCGTCGACAAGGTGGCCCGTTGCGCCATCAATCTCGGACTCGACATCGCCGCAGTCGCCGCATCCCCGCTGCCCGGCCCGAGCGGTAACGTCGAGTACTTCATTCACATGCGCCGCTCCCACCCGCACCCGATCGCGGCGCAAGACCTGACCGGCTGCATCCGCCGGGCTGTGGCTGAAGGACCAGCAGGAGGTACGTCATGA
- a CDS encoding NAD(+)/NADH kinase: MTRVLMVRHRHRTNAATSAVTLAQALRARGIDVVEDAAVGGIDMVLSIGGDGTFLAAASSARALGVPLLGVNAGHMGFLTELAATGTGDLARKIAEGDFAVEERMTLDVAMERPDATTAHDWALNEAVIMHTDVAHPVHFALVVDGQEVSTYGADGMILSTPTGSTAYSFSAGGPVVWPDTEAIVVAPLAAHGLFTRPLVVGPSACVEIVVLEDTWSDPEMWCDGLRRITVPAGAVVRARVGASAVRLVRVDDTPFSARLVNKFNLPARGWRDGGQ; encoded by the coding sequence ATGACGCGAGTTCTCATGGTTCGTCACCGCCACCGCACCAACGCCGCCACCAGCGCGGTGACGCTCGCGCAAGCACTGCGGGCGCGCGGCATCGACGTCGTCGAGGACGCAGCAGTCGGCGGCATCGACATGGTGCTCTCGATCGGCGGCGACGGCACGTTCCTCGCCGCAGCGTCAAGCGCGCGAGCACTCGGCGTGCCGCTTTTGGGGGTCAACGCCGGCCACATGGGCTTCTTAACCGAGCTCGCCGCCACGGGCACGGGGGACCTCGCCCGCAAGATCGCCGAAGGCGACTTCGCGGTGGAAGAACGCATGACGCTCGATGTGGCGATGGAACGTCCCGATGCGACAACAGCCCACGATTGGGCGCTCAACGAGGCCGTTATCATGCACACGGACGTTGCCCACCCAGTTCACTTCGCCCTCGTCGTCGACGGGCAGGAAGTGTCGACGTACGGTGCCGACGGAATGATCCTCTCCACGCCGACCGGTTCCACCGCCTACTCCTTTTCGGCCGGCGGCCCGGTCGTCTGGCCCGATACGGAGGCGATCGTCGTCGCACCCCTGGCGGCGCACGGACTCTTCACCCGTCCTCTCGTTGTCGGGCCGTCCGCGTGCGTGGAGATCGTGGTCCTGGAGGACACGTGGAGCGACCCGGAGATGTGGTGCGATGGCTTACGACGCATCACCGTTCCCGCGGGGGCTGTCGTGCGGGCGCGTGTCGGCGCCTCTGCGGTTCGCCTCGTGCGCGTTGACGACACGCCTTTCTCGGCGCGCCTCGTCAACAAGTTCAACCTACCGGCCCGCGGATGGAGGGACGGGGGACAGTGA
- the recN gene encoding DNA repair protein RecN, giving the protein MIESLDIANLGVIASAHVDFAPGLTVVTGETGAGKTMVLSSLQLLLGARADTALVRSGEESLSVDGIFSVPADIEAAVEELGGVVENGELIVGRSVRAAGRSRAHLGSRPVPASALSDIVGAMVTIHGQADQIRLTGEAAQRRALDQFGGAQHRALLKEYRSAFREAVEVKRRLDSLRFDASERAEELEDLRSAIAQIDELDPHVGEEEELTREAARLTNVEDLRALLEQCVTCLRGDERSDYAGALEATRSAYARLDEALRFDESLAEMVARTRSQVLELEALADDTASYLSHLDADPARLAQIHARRAAMRDALRGRAADIESLLEWRTNANARVAELSKPSSDPALVEQELASAQERVLSRGRLLTQSRTRLARKLAAGVNEELHALAMPDATLHIDLGATKPSSHGCETVMFRLQPHPHAPARPLGQGASGGELSRVMLALELMLGQTEASSTFIFDEIDAGIGGQTATEVGARLKRLAQSRQVIVVTHLAQVAAFGDQHLVIEKENGTTSVRSVQGAQREAELTRMMGGDPHSEAARRHASHVLASAVSQSQG; this is encoded by the coding sequence GTGATCGAATCTCTCGATATCGCCAACCTCGGGGTTATCGCCTCAGCTCACGTCGACTTCGCCCCCGGACTCACCGTCGTTACCGGCGAGACGGGAGCCGGCAAGACGATGGTGCTCAGCAGCCTCCAGCTCCTCCTCGGTGCGCGCGCGGACACGGCGCTCGTGCGCAGCGGCGAGGAAAGCCTCAGCGTTGACGGGATTTTCTCGGTCCCTGCCGACATCGAGGCAGCGGTCGAGGAACTCGGCGGCGTCGTCGAGAACGGAGAACTCATCGTCGGGCGCAGCGTCCGAGCAGCCGGACGCTCGCGGGCACACCTGGGGTCACGGCCCGTTCCCGCCTCGGCCCTGTCGGATATTGTCGGGGCGATGGTGACGATTCACGGCCAAGCTGACCAGATCCGACTCACGGGCGAGGCCGCCCAACGCCGCGCGCTCGATCAGTTCGGGGGCGCGCAACACCGCGCGCTCCTGAAGGAGTATCGCTCGGCATTCCGAGAGGCGGTCGAGGTCAAGCGGCGCCTCGATTCGCTGCGCTTTGACGCGAGCGAGCGAGCAGAAGAACTCGAGGACCTGCGTTCGGCGATCGCTCAGATTGACGAACTCGATCCTCACGTGGGCGAAGAGGAAGAGCTCACCCGTGAAGCCGCGCGCCTGACCAACGTCGAAGATCTGCGAGCGCTGCTGGAACAGTGTGTGACCTGCCTGAGAGGGGACGAGCGCTCAGACTACGCTGGCGCGCTTGAGGCGACCCGCAGCGCCTACGCGCGACTCGACGAAGCGCTGCGGTTTGACGAAAGCCTGGCTGAGATGGTGGCTCGCACGCGCAGCCAGGTGCTCGAACTCGAAGCGCTCGCTGACGACACGGCCTCCTACCTGTCCCACCTTGATGCGGACCCGGCCCGGCTCGCGCAAATCCACGCGCGACGTGCCGCGATGAGAGACGCACTGCGGGGGCGCGCGGCCGACATCGAGTCGCTGCTGGAATGGAGGACGAACGCCAACGCACGCGTGGCCGAGCTCTCGAAGCCGAGCTCGGATCCAGCCCTCGTCGAACAGGAACTCGCTTCCGCCCAGGAACGCGTGCTCTCCCGCGGGCGCCTCCTCACCCAGTCACGCACGCGCCTGGCGCGCAAACTCGCCGCGGGCGTCAACGAGGAATTGCACGCCCTCGCCATGCCCGACGCGACCCTACACATTGACCTTGGCGCGACCAAACCGTCCTCCCACGGCTGCGAGACGGTCATGTTCCGCCTCCAGCCCCACCCGCACGCGCCCGCCCGCCCGCTCGGCCAGGGAGCCTCAGGCGGTGAGCTGTCACGCGTCATGCTCGCACTCGAACTCATGCTCGGGCAAACCGAGGCCTCCTCCACCTTCATCTTCGATGAGATCGATGCGGGCATCGGCGGCCAGACCGCGACCGAGGTCGGCGCCCGCCTGAAGCGCCTGGCCCAGTCGCGACAGGTCATCGTCGTCACGCACCTCGCCCAGGTGGCCGCATTCGGCGACCAGCACCTCGTCATCGAGAAGGAGAACGGAACGACCAGCGTTCGCTCGGTCCAAGGCGCGCAGCGCGAGGCGGAACTGACGCGCATGATGGGTGGCGATCCGCACTCAGAGGCGGCGCGCCGCCACGCTTCGCACGTCTTGGCCTCCGCCGTGTCACAATCGCAGGGATGA
- the steA gene encoding putative cytokinetic ring protein SteA, translating into MSETLSRDARPRSGRVRIDDRPKHLATRLEKSDMAVINVADLDRDSAEALVAAGPSAILNAQPSLTGRTRAMGPKVILDAGITLVDDLGQDIMSLREGQEVTLVGGKVLLDGTVIATGKAVTRDDLDVEVADSATLFAGFEGAIEDYLAKDGATVLRGVDVPALPRVGDRPIVLITGSAEAREELRALARWRAEAAPFIIAVDSGADVALAAHVPLDAVIGDADLMSEKAIRSARTFIVRVGGDGLAPGAERLDKMGVVYESVVMAGTSVDAAIVVAAHSSASAIVTVGVSYGENELVDAGRALVAPAFFSRLAAGSRLIGARGVAATFRPRPRGWTLVLLALVAIGLMGVALWSTPWGHDLLEPVTSLLSSLTHFAGGTL; encoded by the coding sequence ATGAGCGAGACACTTTCACGGGATGCGCGACCGAGGTCGGGGCGCGTCCGCATCGACGACCGGCCCAAGCACCTGGCCACGCGCCTCGAAAAGTCCGACATGGCGGTCATCAACGTCGCGGACCTGGACCGTGACAGCGCCGAGGCGCTGGTCGCGGCGGGTCCGAGTGCGATCTTGAATGCCCAGCCGTCGCTGACCGGGCGCACGCGAGCGATGGGGCCGAAGGTCATCCTTGACGCGGGAATCACCCTCGTGGATGATCTCGGCCAAGACATCATGTCCCTGCGCGAGGGGCAGGAGGTCACGCTCGTCGGGGGAAAGGTGCTCCTGGATGGCACGGTGATCGCCACCGGCAAAGCCGTCACCCGCGATGACCTGGACGTTGAGGTGGCCGACTCCGCGACGCTTTTTGCGGGATTCGAAGGCGCGATAGAGGACTACCTTGCCAAGGACGGAGCCACGGTGCTCAGAGGCGTTGACGTCCCCGCGCTCCCGCGCGTCGGTGACCGCCCCATTGTGCTGATCACGGGATCGGCCGAGGCGCGCGAGGAGTTGCGTGCGCTCGCTCGCTGGCGTGCCGAAGCTGCACCCTTCATTATCGCCGTCGACTCCGGCGCTGACGTGGCGCTCGCAGCGCACGTGCCCCTCGACGCGGTGATCGGAGACGCCGACCTCATGAGCGAGAAGGCGATCCGGAGCGCCCGCACCTTCATCGTGCGCGTTGGCGGCGACGGTCTGGCACCGGGTGCCGAGAGGCTCGACAAAATGGGCGTCGTCTACGAGTCCGTCGTGATGGCGGGCACGTCCGTCGATGCAGCGATCGTGGTGGCGGCTCACTCCTCAGCGAGTGCGATCGTCACCGTCGGTGTCTCCTATGGAGAGAATGAGCTCGTCGACGCTGGCCGGGCGCTCGTCGCCCCGGCCTTCTTCTCCCGCCTCGCCGCCGGATCTCGCCTAATCGGCGCCCGCGGGGTCGCGGCAACCTTCCGTCCTCGTCCTCGTGGATGGACGCTCGTCCTGCTCGCCCTGGTCGCCATCGGCTTGATGGGCGTGGCCCTCTGGTCAACGCCCTGGGGGCACGATCTTCTCGAACCTGTGACGTCCCTGCTGTCCTCGCTCACGCACTTTGCTGGGGGAACCCTATGA